A region of Candidatus Aramenus sp. CH1 DNA encodes the following proteins:
- a CDS encoding winged helix-turn-helix domain-containing protein: MNEKERRQVKKALKFLFFSSRGGRTRLRIVKLLEGGAFNANQIAEALGLDYKTVMHHLEVLGENNLVVKDGEKYGARYRLSSEYKLFKDILEELEKEAKYS; encoded by the coding sequence ATGAATGAAAAGGAAAGGAGACAAGTGAAGAAGGCGCTGAAATTTCTCTTTTTCTCCTCAAGGGGAGGGAGGACGAGGCTACGAATCGTTAAACTCCTCGAGGGAGGTGCCTTCAACGCCAACCAGATAGCTGAGGCCTTGGGCTTAGACTACAAGACGGTCATGCATCACTTGGAAGTCCTCGGGGAGAACAACCTCGTGGTAAAGGACGGGGAAAAATACGGGGCAAGGTATAGGCTTTCCTCGGAGTACAAGCTATTTAAGGACATTTTAGAGGAACTAGAAAAGGAGGCAAAATACTCTTAA
- a CDS encoding AbrB/MazE/SpoVT family DNA-binding domain-containing protein has translation MPGKIVRKVQLTGGSTYIVSLPKSWVKLLSLKPGDEVEISQDKNLRLIIAPRTSEQKQERAVISCENLKPDFAIREFIAYYMAGYVTVSLSCGKMKPEDRSVIKDAIRKRLLGAEVVEEDADSLTVQFLVNEKDLPISRAISRAATISQNMLKDVITAMENWDVDIAREVTERDDEVDRFYFYVSRQLSLSVSNFEILEEEGYNIAQIVDIHSAIKSIERIADHSSRIAGLIPQFNGQRDKDLIEFGKLVLEVYKRATSAFIEGRKDIANKLIEEDAKIAEIHRQVSSKVLSSDSPYKISFLMTSDSFRRISRYSMDLAETSINILAKRRAEYEELRD, from the coding sequence ATGCCAGGAAAAATAGTGAGAAAGGTACAGTTAACGGGAGGCTCCACCTATATAGTTTCCTTGCCCAAGAGTTGGGTCAAACTCCTTTCCTTGAAGCCAGGAGACGAGGTAGAGATATCCCAGGATAAGAACTTGAGGCTAATCATCGCCCCTAGGACTTCCGAGCAGAAACAGGAGAGAGCAGTAATAAGTTGCGAAAACCTCAAGCCCGATTTCGCCATAAGGGAGTTTATAGCCTATTACATGGCAGGCTACGTGACCGTATCGCTCTCCTGCGGTAAAATGAAGCCCGAGGATAGATCCGTAATAAAGGACGCCATAAGGAAGAGGCTCTTGGGGGCTGAGGTTGTTGAGGAGGACGCTGATTCCTTAACTGTGCAGTTCTTGGTAAACGAGAAAGACCTGCCCATTTCTAGGGCCATATCGAGAGCCGCTACCATATCCCAGAACATGCTTAAGGACGTGATCACGGCTATGGAGAACTGGGACGTGGATATAGCAAGGGAAGTGACGGAACGGGACGACGAGGTTGACAGGTTTTACTTCTACGTATCTAGGCAGTTGAGCCTCAGCGTGTCCAACTTCGAGATCTTGGAGGAGGAGGGCTACAACATCGCTCAGATCGTCGACATACATTCCGCCATAAAGTCCATCGAGAGGATAGCCGACCACTCGAGTAGGATAGCTGGACTCATCCCACAGTTCAACGGGCAAAGGGATAAGGACCTAATAGAATTTGGGAAGCTTGTTTTGGAGGTGTACAAGAGGGCCACCTCGGCTTTCATTGAGGGGAGGAAGGACATAGCCAACAAGTTGATAGAGGAGGACGCAAAGATAGCTGAAATACACAGACAAGTGTCGTCAAAGGTACTCTCCTCCGACTCCCCTTACAAGATAAGCTTCCTCATGACGTCGGACTCCTTCAGGAGGATAAGCAGGTATTCGATGGACCTGGCTGAGACGTCAATAAACATACTGGCAAAGAGGAGGGCAGAGTACGAGGAACTGAGGGACTAG
- the pyrF gene encoding orotidine-5'-phosphate decarboxylase, with protein sequence MSRLIFSLDEVVDKEVLVSFSPRVAYVKVGWPFILKAGMEGVRDASRVFEGRLIFDLKLADIASTMSKVVSSLTPYGEGFIAHAFVGYEEALDEVKELLEREGRKLFLVTSMSHRGWNDSFYPYLREVIHKASPFGLVAPATRLEVLKRIRQDFPDKVIVSPGVGAQGARPGDALCAGADYEIVGRSIYASPDPLKSLLEVERAQGERLNECKGAEDRQQ encoded by the coding sequence TTGAGTAGACTCATCTTCTCCCTCGACGAGGTAGTCGACAAAGAAGTGCTTGTTTCCTTTTCTCCCCGTGTGGCCTACGTTAAGGTGGGGTGGCCTTTTATACTCAAGGCCGGGATGGAAGGAGTAAGAGATGCGTCGAGGGTATTCGAAGGCAGGTTGATTTTTGACCTAAAGCTGGCCGATATAGCCTCTACCATGAGCAAGGTAGTAAGCTCGCTGACCCCTTACGGGGAAGGGTTCATCGCTCACGCATTCGTGGGCTATGAAGAGGCGTTAGATGAGGTAAAGGAGCTACTGGAAAGGGAAGGGAGGAAGCTCTTCCTGGTAACGTCAATGTCACACCGGGGCTGGAACGACAGCTTTTACCCGTACTTGAGGGAGGTGATACACAAGGCTAGCCCATTTGGACTGGTGGCCCCAGCAACTAGGCTAGAAGTACTCAAGAGGATAAGGCAGGACTTCCCGGACAAGGTAATAGTGTCCCCAGGGGTTGGGGCACAGGGAGCAAGGCCAGGGGACGCTTTATGTGCTGGGGCCGACTACGAGATCGTGGGAAGGAGCATTTACGCGTCTCCTGATCCCTTGAAGTCCCTCCTCGAGGTGGAAAGAGCACAAGGTGAAAGGTTAAATGAGTGTAAAGGAGCAGAGGATCGACAGCAATAA
- the pyrE gene encoding orotate phosphoribosyltransferase: MNIGDVLLERKLLLIGNFILTSGKSSPYYLDLRRFPSFPEFFDVVEEAKKVVEKVEFDMIIGIATGGVPLASFLACKLRKPMGYIRLEKKGHGTDKLLEAEVEGKKVLVVDDVATTGGSLERAIKEVNKSGGKVVGAFVLVDRQEGAREKLKEMGVELYSLYNIHDILRSILGKLNEAERKGIEEYLVKNVE, from the coding sequence ATGAACATAGGAGATGTCCTGCTCGAGAGAAAATTACTGCTTATAGGTAACTTTATACTGACTTCTGGAAAGAGCAGTCCATATTACCTTGACCTAAGGAGATTCCCCAGCTTTCCTGAGTTCTTCGACGTGGTAGAGGAGGCCAAGAAAGTCGTGGAAAAAGTGGAGTTCGACATGATAATAGGCATAGCCACCGGGGGAGTTCCACTAGCCTCCTTCCTGGCGTGTAAGCTTAGAAAGCCTATGGGGTACATAAGGCTGGAGAAAAAGGGGCACGGTACTGATAAGTTACTCGAGGCCGAGGTAGAGGGCAAGAAGGTACTAGTAGTAGATGACGTAGCGACCACAGGGGGCTCGTTGGAGAGGGCAATAAAGGAGGTAAACAAGAGCGGAGGAAAGGTAGTAGGGGCCTTTGTCCTAGTGGACAGACAGGAGGGGGCTAGGGAAAAGCTCAAGGAGATGGGCGTTGAGCTCTACTCCCTTTATAACATACACGACATACTGAGGTCAATCCTTGGGAAGCTGAACGAGGCCGAGAGGAAGGGAATAGAGGAGTACTTGGTGAAGAACGTTGAGTAG
- the pyrB gene encoding aspartate carbamoyltransferase: MRHIISSYDFSREELHKLFELSDEILGGKLKPNVDGKVVSLAFFEPSTRTATSFATASWRIGAKVIGFTSAEGTSVEKGENFADTIRMLENYSDCIVVRHKFDGAAKFASEVSEKPIVNAGDGKHEHPTQSMIDLYTVYKVFGQVDGLNFALFGDLKYARTVNSLLRALTRFKPRKVFLISPQQLRARREIVQELNYEVVERDNPYDVISDVDVLYVTRIQKERFPDEMEYEKIKESYVVDLKLVEHMKEDSIILHPLPRVNEIDRRVDKTPQAKYFYQASLGVPIRMALLYTILTG; this comes from the coding sequence GTGAGGCACATAATTTCCTCATATGATTTTTCTAGGGAAGAATTACACAAGCTCTTTGAACTGTCGGACGAGATCTTGGGCGGAAAGCTAAAGCCCAACGTTGATGGAAAAGTCGTATCGTTGGCGTTCTTCGAGCCCAGCACTAGGACTGCAACTAGCTTTGCAACAGCCTCCTGGAGGATAGGGGCAAAGGTGATAGGCTTCACCTCGGCGGAGGGGACTTCAGTGGAGAAGGGGGAGAACTTCGCCGACACCATTAGGATGTTGGAGAACTACTCTGACTGCATCGTGGTTAGGCACAAGTTTGACGGGGCTGCTAAGTTTGCCTCAGAGGTGTCCGAAAAGCCCATAGTTAACGCCGGGGACGGCAAACACGAGCACCCGACTCAGAGCATGATAGACCTATACACTGTCTACAAGGTGTTTGGCCAAGTGGACGGCTTAAACTTCGCCCTCTTCGGAGACCTCAAATACGCTAGGACTGTGAACAGCCTCCTAAGGGCTTTGACTAGGTTTAAGCCCAGGAAGGTGTTTCTGATTTCCCCTCAGCAACTGAGGGCGAGGAGGGAAATAGTCCAAGAACTGAACTACGAGGTGGTCGAACGCGATAACCCATATGACGTCATCTCAGATGTCGACGTACTTTACGTCACCAGGATACAGAAGGAGAGGTTCCCCGACGAAATGGAGTACGAAAAGATAAAGGAGAGCTATGTGGTTGACTTGAAGTTGGTGGAGCACATGAAGGAGGACTCAATAATCCTCCACCCTCTCCCAAGGGTGAACGAGATAGACAGAAGGGTTGACAAGACGCCTCAAGCTAA